The genomic stretch GAAAGCGGAGGTGAGGCTAATAACCAGACCCTTCTTTGTAACATTTGAGAGGATTCAGTTCTGTCAAACTGTTCCTAAGTCAAGACGAGGGCTCTTCACATCTGCAGCAGCGTCGTGCTGGATCTCTTGTTCACAGGTAGGGAAAATCGGTGGGATCTCCGGCCTGGGGAGCTGGAATCCAATGATCTCCTGCTTGGTAACAGGGCTTGTGCACACATGAAGCCACCGGGATCAACTCAGAACACCCACATTTCCTCTATGAGAAAAAATTCCCTTAACTTGCTATTTTCCAGTAATCCCACGTTGAGGAAATAACATAAAGACATCGTAATAAATTAACTGCTTTGAACAcccagggaaggagagaggatgCGTTTCACAGCAATAGAGgtatttttgacattttcattagtatttcctatgaaaaaaaactccaaacaacaTAGCTCTTTTCGGCTTGGCGAAACAAAGGATGTTCAGCTCTGCCATCAGtgttttttctataaaaataagGTTTTGTGTTTACTTGGGTTCTACGGCTAGGTTGAATAGAAAGGAGAAGGCTCTTACAAACACTCCTGCTGTTGTATcaccttctccagctccagctctgcgGAGTCTTGTGCTTCTTTATACAACACCTCGTGTGCTCCTTGGAAACCATCCGCTGTCGTGTTCTACTGTACGGTTTGCATtatgtgtgttttcttcatCGAGCTGAAAAGCGAGTCCCCAAACGTACGAGATTTCTGGTTCCCGGGCGGTGCAGAGCGATTTGCTCCGGCTCCTCACAGGAAATCTAACTCGAGGGCTTGGTGAAGGGACACGAGGTCTGCGTGATTCGTGATCCTCCAAAAGGGCATGTTGTGCTGGAACAGAGAGACGACAAAGTTGGGTTTAGGGCGTGACTTTAGGGCTGGAAGCGCTCAGGGCGCACCATGGTACGGGGGTGACAGCACAGCCTGTTCGGAAGGACCTCAGGCACATGCACATCGGGATCTGAAGCCCGACGTGCGCAGGTGTTTACGATGGGTCAGCACTGACTATCAGCTCCCGCTTCACCCACAAAAGCCTTTCCAGGGCTCCAGAGGATCTGCGGAGGTGACAATCTCGCACGGGGCAGCCCGCAGAGGTGATGTCCCGGCAGCAATCTCTGCATTTCACTGCCTTTCATTAGCGCAACTCAATGACCTGTTCAGGGCTGCCCAAATCAATCGAGATATTTGCTCTGTGTTTGCAATTCAGACTAATTGTAGATAGATCTGACTGCTGGCAACTGAGTCCTGACTTCAGAGAAATTGTGTTATCCCACCTGATGGCTGCATGACACGCTACATCGAGATCCTGTTTTATTATAGCAATCCTATGTAAAACAAACTTTAAACCCCAAAGAGCCAGGAAACTCCCCATCTTCGTGCAGTGAAGATCTCTCGCATCGAAGGCCAAACTTCCCCCTGGCTGTCTCAGCAGAGTTGCAAACCCACCTGCTTCGCCGCGACCTCTTCGTCCCGCCCGTCTCCAATCACCACGTAGGTGACTTTCTTCCCGAATCGCGACACGATCCTCTCGAAACAGCTCTCTTTACCTGCCAAAAGACAACTCCGCCTTAGGCAGACGGTAACAGAAGCCTGGCAGGTCCCCTCTTCCCagtacagaaacatttttgtcttaCTGGGAAGGGGATAACACCCAGTTGAGCTCCTGAGGCCTGAAGCCACCACTTTCACACTATCTGGAATTATATTTCCTGTGTAAAAATCCACAGCAGACACCTCAGCACAAGCCCTTACCTATTTTTGTAGCACTATAAATGTTTTCGATGGGAAACACCTCGCCCAATCCGTACAGGAGGACTTTGGCAAGAGCTGGCACCAGCTGGGTGGTCGTGATCAGGATGTTCACACAgttttttctaaaacaagaagaaaaacacttgtAAAAGCACATCTATGGACAGCggtgctgctctgggcagcttgCTCAGCTTCCTAAAGTGCCACGTGCTTTGTTGTCCTGCTTTCAAGAGGCTTCTTAGGTCATTTGTGGgatttgtttctctgctttttgttttcaacataAATTCTTTGGCAGAAATGCAATTTTGTGAGCATAGGGGACCTTCCTAACATGAGGtgatgaaggagaaaaataccaaAGGGCGCTCAGGAGTTTATTCACTTTGCTTCCCAGTACCTCTGACAAACAGCAGCGGTATCACACATGGAGACTGCTCTAAGCGAGAGAAAGGGCTGAAAAAGCAATGTCCACATTTCCAGTTTCCGTACCTGGACTGTATGAGTAGCAGGGACTTTAACGCAGTTTCCAGCCAGGAATCCGTTAGCACTTCGATATCGGTCCTTAGTCGCTGCAGAGCTTCCCTCTTTTGCGGGCTGAGAAGGcctggaaggaaaacaacacGAATTTTCCCAGCTGAATGAGGAAGGTCCGACGCAGAAAGAGCCAGCGCTTCATTAAGAGCTGCCTGTTCTGcaataaaggaggaaaacagcttCAAGTTGTGCCAAGTTGGATCTCGGGAACtctttcttcatggaaagggttgtgaagcactagaacaggctgcccagggcagtggtggagtcaccatccctggagggcttgaacagacgcggagatgaggttcttagggtggtttagtgttagatttaggttacggttggactctgtgatcttaagggtctcttccaacagaaatgattctgtgattctgtgaaataacacAGTACTGAGGGCATCTGAGACAACAGGAGAAACCAGCTTCCAGTGACACAGATGAGCCCAGACATCCATCTGTGAACAGCTGGTTTTTAGAAAATATGTCCAAGAAAACATTCtattaagggttttttttgcgtAGGTAAAGGGTATCCAAGCCCCAAACCCACCAGGCCGAGTCATCctgctgagctgctccagcatcaccccttcccagggatgTCAATGCCAAGATTCAGgctaaacagaaaatgtattagCAAAGGGACACTGCATCAAAATTTCCTCTTAAATGCAGGATCGATCGACCATTCTCATCCACATAATAAATCACAGCCTGCAACTGGCATGGCATTCACTTTTGGAAGACATTACCCTCTTAGATTCCATGGAGATTGGGTCCCACTTAGCACAGGGAGAATGTTACTTTATCCAAACGCTCAGGAAAGCAAAAGCTCTGAGGGATGACAGAGCCCGGCACCACAAACCCTGTTTGTGAACACTCACCTCCGACGTTGGTTTTGTATTTATCGTAGATCTCGCGCACCCTGCGGTAGCGGAAGGCCAGTTTTCTCATCCAGTCCACCCCACCCTGGACGCCGACCGACGAGCCGTGATTTGCCGTGCCGCCCGAGCCGCTGAAGCCGTCCGTGGAGAAATTGTAGTTGCTGGTTGGGAAAAGCAGACCTGTTACATGCGCTGCAGCGGCAGAAtaataagtgagctgtatggcaacggttttactactcacaggcacaggtcagtggatgagcccaattcaagttcaatattaatcatttagcttaagtagatgcacgCTAAAtgtaatgaattatttagagatataaggttgtatgatttttaatgtaccctttgcttcatgttacttggtaagctggatttgctaaaatGTTAAGCTGGAAAGTTCTGCTCGTAtataccaaaagcaactacaaactacgccgaacacttgcaagataaggtccagtttgcactttgctgagaataaaggatttatccagacaaaactACCTGCAAGGTTATGGACAATAAACAATGcctacagctgaacaaaacaaaggcccacgTGGAATCAGAGAAGAAtatccaatgagaagcaagaagaccccaaagtgaaatattttattggactgaatcatggcctgaatggtctgtaaagatataaaaggtggtagttttctatgcttgggTTGGACCTCTGCACAGGTACAATTCCTAAAGTCTTAATGTTTTGTAGGTCTTCAAAGAAATACCAcccaggacaaaaaaaaaaaacattttccaagtTTCATCCCCTGCACAATGCTGAGCTCCATCCTCATTGGGGTTGAAAGCCTCCACAAAAACCAGCTCTACGTTTCACGCATTCATCACTACACCACCTTAAATCTTGGCCGTTGTCATCAGACGCCACGTCTTCTATGTGTACTTGGTCACACtcctgtcaaagaaaaaaataaagtcacgCTGTTGGAATCCAGAAACATCCTGAAATTTTCAGATTAAAGTGTGACATGAAGCAATCCTGTCACATTACTAACCAACGCCTACAGCAATAAGTTaataagttttgttttgtaactGGCTTTACCATCTTCACAAACTTCACAGCCACAAACGGAAACTCCATTTAAGTTTCTATTTGCATCAACAAAAAGATCTTGTTTTCAGTGATGCACCTACAATTAATTGCTCTCTGTTCATATTTCGCCTTCCTAACCTTTAAACTGGTCCTGTAAATTCTGCAAATTATGTTCATATTCGTGGACTCGTGTCAAAGAAGATGGGTCAGGAAATTTGCTAATTCCAACCATTTGATTCCATATTCTGGAAAACTTCACACCTCGCTGTATAGATTGCGTTGCTGTGTCCATTACTATCTGATAACACAGCACATAATTAAAGCAAAGATTTATATTTGGCTTCCGTGGATTAGTGCAGAACAGTGACGTGGATTTAATTTGGCCAAGAATGCTGCGCACGGTGGAGGACAGTCCCCAAAAACATCGGTCACGTACCTCCAAGTCATTGAAAAACAAGTGAGTATCGGCCACTTCGAAAATCATCTCCTCCATTGACAGGCCTGAGCCGATCACTAGAGTTGGATCctggcaaaacaaaaagagaaaatgaaattcatgGTGGTTAAATGCAGAAGTAAATTGCGATAAATCTTTAATCAGTTACGTTGGATGAGGTTTCCCTTGTATataattttctatttcctttcccaaagttTAACATTTACTTCTGCATAACagatctgttttttcttccacagaagaGAGAGCGGTACCTTGCCATATTTTTGAGCATAAGACCCCGTGAGCAGCGAATGGAAGATGATGATGGTCTCGTCCAGGTCCCAGAGAAACACGCGCTGCATAGGGAATGGAAACAGGTCAGAGCTGAGATATTCCAAGCACTGAGCTATGATGAAGGAGCAAGTTTCAGGGTGCTAATGAACCTTAGAGCCCCACTAGGGTAAAAGTTTACTGGCTGTGATCTGGAGAGCACCAGGTAAACaagagaagagaagctgctaaattaatgtgtACTGAGATTAAGTCATAGAAGatgtacccatcattaaccaatcAATAAatgcaaaacgaggggatatttctcaagttttagatccttctgcatgacaagagggagacagaagattgaatgatacattgtttagaagcagagtgcttagtttatatttaactaatcattaatagatgtattgtatctaataattatgtgaatataagcaatgcaagagcatccagtcttatgaaggatgatccccagagctaataaaataaaaaatgccgcttaacagtataattgactctgctgttaagtttatttctccatttcagctGGCGAGGACCTTAGTGTTTATCTGAGACACCTTTGTTATGACAAATAAGAGGGACTGGCTGCCATGGGGAGAGAGTTTCAGCACAGGAGGACTTTGATAAACTGAAGAACTAGGCCAAGAGGAATTAGAAGTTCAACAACTGCAGATTTTGCACGTGCGGTGCATGTCCTGATGTCTCCTCTGCTGATGATTCCAAGTCGTGTTTAAGTGATGCTTGTCAAGCACCACTGAAGAACTCATTTCGGCCAGTTTGCAGATAATGTGGGTCATGGGAATTTCCCAATTATCTCCTTCCATTTCCATAGAGGtaggaggaaagaggaggagtTTTACCACCACACCTGCAGAAAACAAGATTGCCACTCACCTCCAGTTCACTGtcctgggaggaggagggatctgctttcctcttcccccTGTTCTTCCCAGggatgttttttcttgcttgctcaTCCAACTCTTTACTTGCTGTTGCTCTCGATAACGAAGGACTCGTGGACGCGTCTCctagaagaaagaaagaacacagCTTTCAACGCTCACGTCTCAAACACCAGCTCATAGCGTTTGGCCGCAAAGCTCCTTTGCAAAAGGTTAAGGTGTTATCTTGCTTTATTGACACAATAGTGGTTGAATCACACACAAACCTACAGCTCCACTGGCCTGTCCAAGaattagtaaagaaaaataGGGTGATCTTAACCCTGGAGAGAGAGATTTGGCCAAGCACCATGGCCATGACTGATGAGGAGCCATTGTGGAGCCTATTAATAGAAAGAATAAAGCATcgtgattaaaaaaaaataattaaaaccaaaaatcagtGCTTTGATCTGCAGAATATTACAACCATGATGGGAGATACTCTCTGAATCCTTTATAAAAGTTCAGGCAGAAGAGTTAACATCCCAAACGTCGGCCTAACTAGTTCAGAAATAGGCCCAGCACAAGAGACTTGAAAGAGCTTGAATTCGTTCTGGGTCTTCAAGATAAGACATTGCAATTCCTATGAAAATTCATGCAAAATGGTGAACGTGGAAAATTCCTGCGCTGACAAAA from Caloenas nicobarica isolate bCalNic1 chromosome 23, bCalNic1.hap1, whole genome shotgun sequence encodes the following:
- the EYA3 gene encoding eyes absent homolog 3 isoform X1; the protein is MEEPQDLPEQPVKKAKMQESREQSLSHVSNAEVGDQKPESSSLGSNLPMSSEIMTCTDYIPRSSNDYTSQMYSAKPYAHILSVPVSETMSPYPGQTQYQALQQSQPYTIYPQTTQTYGLPPFGALWPGMKPESGLIQPPSTSQPSVLTCTTGLTTSQPSPAHYSYSAEASTTNASPVSTSSTVVNISTSAVASISQEYPTYTILGQSQYQTCYPSSGFGVVAPADGNAESATLQTTAYPAEKPNAAVPARMVQRHSSGDASTSPSLSRATASKELDEQARKNIPGKNRGKRKADPSSSQDSELERVFLWDLDETIIIFHSLLTGSYAQKYGKDPTLVIGSGLSMEEMIFEVADTHLFFNDLEECDQVHIEDVASDDNGQDLSNYNFSTDGFSGSGGTANHGSSVGVQGGVDWMRKLAFRYRRVREIYDKYKTNVGGLLSPQKREALQRLRTDIEVLTDSWLETALKSLLLIQSRKNCVNILITTTQLVPALAKVLLYGLGEVFPIENIYSATKIGKESCFERIVSRFGKKVTYVVIGDGRDEEVAAKQHNMPFWRITNHADLVSLHQALELDFL
- the EYA3 gene encoding eyes absent homolog 3 isoform X2; amino-acid sequence: MEEPQDLPEQPVKKAKMQESREQSLSHVSNAEVGDQKPESSSLGSNLPMSSEIMTCTDYIPRSSNDYTSQMYSAKPYAHILSVPVSETMSPYPGQTQYQALQQSQPYTIYPQTTQTYGLPPFASTTNASPVSTSSTVVNISTSAVASISQEYPTYTILGQSQYQTCYPSSGFGVVAPADGNAESATLQTTAYPAEKPNAAVPARMVQRHSSGDASTSPSLSRATASKELDEQARKNIPGKNRGKRKADPSSSQDSELERVFLWDLDETIIIFHSLLTGSYAQKYGKDPTLVIGSGLSMEEMIFEVADTHLFFNDLEECDQVHIEDVASDDNGQDLSNYNFSTDGFSGSGGTANHGSSVGVQGGVDWMRKLAFRYRRVREIYDKYKTNVGGLLSPQKREALQRLRTDIEVLTDSWLETALKSLLLIQSRKNCVNILITTTQLVPALAKVLLYGLGEVFPIENIYSATKIGKESCFERIVSRFGKKVTYVVIGDGRDEEVAAKQHNMPFWRITNHADLVSLHQALELDFL
- the EYA3 gene encoding eyes absent homolog 3 isoform X3 yields the protein MYKPSTCGCALWPGMKPESGLIQPPSTSQPSVLTCTTGLTTSQPSPAHYSYSAEASTTNASPVSTSSTVVNISTSAVASISQEYPTYTILGQSQYQTCYPSSGFGVVAPADGNAESATLQTTAYPAEKPNAAVPARMVQRHSSGDASTSPSLSRATASKELDEQARKNIPGKNRGKRKADPSSSQDSELERVFLWDLDETIIIFHSLLTGSYAQKYGKDPTLVIGSGLSMEEMIFEVADTHLFFNDLEECDQVHIEDVASDDNGQDLSNYNFSTDGFSGSGGTANHGSSVGVQGGVDWMRKLAFRYRRVREIYDKYKTNVGGLLSPQKREALQRLRTDIEVLTDSWLETALKSLLLIQSRKNCVNILITTTQLVPALAKVLLYGLGEVFPIENIYSATKIGKESCFERIVSRFGKKVTYVVIGDGRDEEVAAKQHNMPFWRITNHADLVSLHQALELDFL